From Portunus trituberculatus isolate SZX2019 chromosome 50, ASM1759143v1, whole genome shotgun sequence, the proteins below share one genomic window:
- the LOC123500075 gene encoding LOW QUALITY PROTEIN: histamine H1 receptor-like (The sequence of the model RefSeq protein was modified relative to this genomic sequence to represent the inferred CDS: inserted 1 base in 1 codon) — MGPPSSIVAEIDTTPFKSVDDSSNGTKGFKYSYAVYPKYLPPLDTAHASTPRGHAREVEYGIEEGGSGGLIEFRVATTVSWDAAVSRWSDAPPWSTASSWNLSLGEPNHNVTLYEEGEGGSGWWADGAGRGADEWSPGLLAITGLALYTLALCTAVGNALVIHAIRTEKRLQTVSNLFIMSLAAADLTVGVIVMPISAAYAMMGEWRLGLAVCQFWLAADYTASTASIFNLVILSLDRYWSITAPLRYLRRRTRRRAWVMIGASWTAATAWLVPVLAWHHLALGGVRHHPPHVCETEFSNSAAFKAVTAALNFYLPTALMLYLYCRIFREVQTRQALGRXPFTTHDIPTDSCSEAERGGSRPPPSARNAQFSSSHLPAITTSPPNTTITTPTTTTTTTTTSGERSQFCSLTVVSPGRHDCSYFSGVVVSVEYLPEDSGHTSPTQQYFYSQHFPQQQQQQGSQQSSLGSQQSSQQQSLRRQMNNNRLGPHQNHIHCYQSSTRPHPTWDPSASSLQRPREQKWNSSWRLGSLDNSGQHSSAHASSTSSNGTRKKRAAGGGSGGAGRRVESSVNLVKERKAARQLGVIVGAFMACWVPYFTLFLIMAMCETCVPAHVHTATIWLGYLNSALNPVLYPLCNHNFRRAFARMLRLPPRKPPTQPNAHRLPTIAARH, encoded by the exons ATGGGCCCGCCCTCCTCTATCGTGGCGGAGATTGACACGACGCCCTTCAAATCAGTGGACGACTCTTCCAATGGCACCAAGGGCTTCAAGTACTCCTACGCCGTGTACCCGAAGTATCTTCCGCCCCTGGACACTGCCCATGCGTCCACGCCCAGGGGCCACGCCAGGGAAGTGGAGTATGGTATCGAGGAGGGCGGCAGTGGTGGCTTGATCGAGTTCCGCGTGGCCACGACTGTCTCCTGGGACGCTGCTGTATCCCGCTGGAGTGACGCGCCGCCCTGGAGCACCGCCTCGTCCTGGAACCTGAGTCTTGGAGAGCCGAACCACAACGTGACGCTGTACGAAGAAGGCGAGGGAGGCTCAGGGTGGTGGGCTGACGGAGCGGGGCGTGGGGCGGACGAGTGGAGTCCAGGACTGCTGGCCATCACGGGACTCGCCCTCTACACGCTGGCTCTTTGTACCGCCGTCGGAAACGCTTTGGTGATCCACGCCATTAGAACGGAGAAGAGACTGCAGACG GTCTCCAATTTGTTCATCATGAGTCTGGCCGCCGCAGATCTCACCGTGGGAGTCATCGTGATGCCCATCAGCGCCGCTTACGCCATGATGG GTGAGTGGCGCCTGGGCCTGGCGGTGTGTCAGTTCTGGCTGGCCGCAGACTACACTGCCTCCACCGCCTCTATCTTCAACTTGGTGATCCTGTCCCTGGACCGCTACTGGTCCATCACGGCGCCGCTGCGATACTTGCGACGACGGACTCGGCGGCGAGCCTGGGTCATGATTGGCGCTTCGTGGACCGCGGCGACGGCCTGGCTGGTGCCGGTGTTGGCGTGGCACCACCTGGCTCTCGGCGGCGTGAGGCACCACCCACCACACGTGTGCGAGACTGAGTTTTCCAACAGTGCCGCCTTCAAAGCCGTAACTGCGGCGCTCAACTTCTACCTGCCCACGGCGCTCATGCTGTACCTCTACTGCCGCATCTTCCGCGAGGTGCAGACCCGCCAGGCGCTGGGCC GTCCCTTCACCACCCACGACATTCCCACGGACTCCTGCAGCGAGGCAGAGCGAGGGGGATCACGTCCCCCACCCTCGGCACGTAACGCCcagttctcttcctctcatcttcccgCCATCACAACCTCTCCCCCTAACACTACAATAACCActccaaccaccactaccaccaccaccaccacttccggcGAGCGCAGTCAGTTCTGCAGCCTGACGGTGGTTTCCCCGGGGCGCCATGACTGTTCCTACTTCTCTGGcgtggtggtgagcgtggagtACTTGCCCGAGGACTCTGGCCACACTTCCCCCACACAACAATACTTCTACAGCCAACACTtcccccagcagcagcagcaacaagggTCTCAGCAGTCCTCGCTGGGATCCCAGCAGTCATCGCAGCAACAGTCTCTGCGTCGTCAAATGAACAATAACCGCCTGGGGCCGCACCAGAATCACATCCATTGTTACCAAAGCAGCACGAGGCCCCATCCCACTTGGGATCCCTCTGCTTCCTCGCTGCAGCGCCCGCGGGAGCAGAAGTGGAACAGCAGCTGGCGCCTTGGTAGCCTCGACAACAGCGGCCAGCATTCCAGCGCCCACGCCTCCAGCACCTCCTCCAACGGTACCAGGAAGAAGCGTGCCgccggtggtggcagcggtggggcGGGGAGGCGCGTGGAGAGCAGCGTCAACCTGGTGAAGGAACGGAAGGCGGCGCGGCAGCTGGGGGTGATTGTTGGGGCGTTCATGGCGTGCTGGGTGCCCTActtcaccctcttcctcatcatggCGATGTGCGAGACCTGCGTGCCTGCACATGTGCACACCGCTACCATCTGGCTCGGCTACCTCAACTCGGCGCTCAACCCGGTGCTCTACCCTCTCTGTAACCACAACTTCCGCCGCGCCTTTGCCAGGATGCTACGCCTGCCGCCCCGCAAGCCCCCAACGCAGCCCAACGCCCATAGACTCCCCACCATCGCTGCCCGTCACTGA